The DNA sequence TGCCCGTCCTGCCCGGTTCGCGGTCAACGCGAGCGGAACGTAGTCCGGCGACCCCGTCACGGCGTTGCGCGCTTCGGCGCAGTCGCCCGCCGCGAAGACGTGGTCGTCGTTCGTCCGTCCGTACTCGTCGGTCGCGATTGCACCCGTCTCGCCCGATTCGATCCCGTTCTCTTCCGCGAGTTCGGCGTTCGGTGCGATGCCGGTCGCCACCAGCACCACGTCCACCGGAACCTGTTCACCACCCGCTTCGATTCCGGTGACGCGACCGTCATCGCCGACGATGCGTTCGACCGTCGTGTCGAGGGAGAGGGAGACACCGTTCGATTCGAGGTGGTCTTCGACTTCCTCGGCGACGTCCGCCCCGAAGGGGGCGAGCACGTGCGGTAACATCTCGAAGACGGAGACGTCCAGACCACGGGCGTCGAACGCTTCGGCCATCTCCAGGCCGATGTAGCCGCCACCGATGATGCCGACGGCGGGGGACGTCGCGGCGAGGTACTCGTGCACCTGTGCCCCGTACCCTTCGCGGAATTCGTCGCCCGGTACTCCCGCCGCTGGCGCGAGGGCGCGTTTGACGGTCGCCGCCGACTCCATGCCGTGAAGCGTGAACACGCCGTCCAACTCCGCACCGTCGATGGGCGGGACGACCGCCCGCGCCCCGGTCGCGACGAGCAGGTCGTCGTACGACTGTTCGATCCGCTCACCGTCGTGGACGGCCGTGACCGTCATCCTGCTCCGGTCGATATCGACGACCTCGTGGTTCTGCCGCAGATCGATGCCGCGTTCCGCGACCGCCTCCGGAGTGAGCGTGACGAGGTCGTCCAACGACTCGATGTCGTCTTTCACGTAGTACGGAAGCCCACAGGCACCGTAAGAAACCCACTCCCCCTTCTCGAAGACGACGACTTCGAGGTCGGGGTCGTCCCGCTTTGCCTTGCTCGCGGCGCTCATTCCCGCAGCGTCACCACCGATGACGACGAACGTTTTCCCCATACGGGACACTTGGACGGTGACGGCTAAAACAGTATTGCACAAATCGAACAATACGAATTGGTCGAACGGCTCAGTCCCGCTCGCCCGATCCGAGGGCACTCTCGCCGACGGGGTCGTGACCCTCGATGACTTCCGTGCCGCCCATGTACGGGCGGAGCGCTTCGGGCACCGTGACGGTGCCGTCGTCGTTCTGGTAGTATTCGAGGATGGCGACCATCACGCGCGGGAGCGCGAGGCCCGAGGCGTTCAGCGTGTGGAGGTATTCGGCCGATTCGTGGCGCTCGGGCCGGTAGCGAAGCCCTGCCCGCCGCGCTTGGAAATCCTCGAAGTTCGACGCCGTCGAGACTTCGAGCCAGCGGCCGCCCGCTTCCGGTCCGTCTTCCATGTCGTCGCCGGGTGCCCACACTTCGAGGTCGATCTGTTTGGTCGCCTTGAAGCCGAGGTCGCCCGTACAGAGTTCGAGAACCCGATACGGGAGTTCGAGGCGTCGCAGGACCTCTTCGGCCTCGTCCAGGAGCGCATCGAGGCGGTCGTAGCTCGTTTCGGGTTCGACGAAGTTGACCATCTCGACCTTGTTGAACTGGTGGACGCGCACGATGCCGCGGGTCTCGGTTCCGTGCTCACCGGCTTCGCGCCGGAAGTTCGGCGTGTACGCCTGATGTTTCAGCGGCAGGTCGTCGCGCAGGAGGATGTCCCCGGCGTACATGTTCGTCACCGGAACCTCGGCGGTCGGGCAGAGCCAGAGGTCCTCGCCCTCGATCTTGTACGCGTCCTCGGCAAACTTCGGCAGTTGGCCCGTCCCCGTCATCGAGTCGCTGTTGATCGGGATCGGCGGGAAGATGTCCACGTACTCCTGTTCGCGGTGGACGTCCAGCATGAACTGCATGATGGCGTGTTCGAGCCGTGCGCCGTCGCCCTTCAGGAAGTAAAAACCGCTTCCGGTCGTCTTGGCCGCCCGCTCCTCGTCGATGATGTCGAGTTCCTCACCGAGGTCGTAGTGGGGCACCACGTCGGCGGGCAACTCGCGCAGGTTCTCGAACCCTTCCCGGCGGACCTCCACGTTGTCGTCCTCGTCGGCCCCGATGGGGACGCTTTCGTGCGGAACGTTCGGGATTTCGAGGCTTCGTTCTTCGAGTTCCTCCTCCAGTTCGCTCGCACGCTCCTCGATTTCCTCCAGATCCGCCTTCAGCGCACTCGAACGTTCGATGGCTTCCTGTGCTTCCTCCTCCTTGCCTTCCTGCTTGAGTTCGCCGATGCTGCGGCTGACCTCGTTTCGCTCGTGGCGGAGGTCGTCGCCCTGCGATTTGAGTTCACGCCACTCGGCGTCCAACTCCAGAAATCCGTCCAGATCAACGTCGTCACCTCGGTGTTCGAGACCCTCCCGTACTTCGTCCGGGTGTTCCCGAATGTACTTCCTGTCGAGCATTCCTGTCTCGGGTTTCAACACCCCTGCAAAAAACCGTGTCGCTATCGAGGGATACTGTGACACTGTCGGCGACGGGAGATATCGGATCGTTTCGATCCGTCGGCCCGGAAGGTAGTGCGAGTAACGACTACGCTATTTCCGAGAGACCACCCACAAGATCACGCCGAGTCCGACGAGCAGCAGTGCGTACGAACCGGCGGCGATTGCGGCGTCGGTCGTCGTCGCATACCCGTCCATCTGAAAGGTGATAACCTTCCGAACGAGCGCGATGAGTCCGGCGTACACGGTCGCCCGGACGACCCCGACTTCGCCCTCCGACTCGATGTAGGCGATGATCGTTCGATAAATCTCGGCGACGATGAACAACAGGAGGATCACGTCAATGAGTTCGAGCAGCGTTCGCGGATCGGTCGCACGTCCGGCACGGAGAAACGAGAAGGCGAGAAACCCGAAATCCAGGAGACCGACGACGAACAAGCCGACGAGCAGATAGGCGGCGACGAGTTCCGCGATGCGCATCACCGACTCCGAGTAGGCGACGGCCTCATCGATATCCATGTGGTCCGTGCGATTGCCACCACCGTAGAATTTCCGCCGAAACATCACTTCGTGGTGTAACCCTCCGCGGTATCGCCGACCCACGACGATCGTTCGGTCACACGATCGTTTTTACCGCCGCTCCGCGTAGTATCGCGCATGAACGACCCCGACATCACGCCCGCCGTCACCGCCGCCGCGGACGATATCTCCGAGATGGAGATCCGCGGGGCGGCGACCATCGCGGACGCGGCAGCGGCCGCCATCAGCGAGCAGGCGCAGGCCAGCGAGGCCGACACGCCGGACGCGTTTCGAGCGGAAATCCGGGCCGCCGCGCGACGACTCCACGAAACCCGACCGACCGCGGTGAGCCTTCCGAACGCGCTGCGCTACGTGTTGCACGGGATGAAAGGGGATACCGTCGAGGAACTGCGCGCGAGCGTCATGGCGACCGTTGAGGAGTTCCGATTGGACCTCGACCAGGCGCAGGACAACCTCGGTCAGATCGGCGCGAACCGCCTCCGCGACGGCGACACCATCATGACCCACTGCCACTCGACGGATGCGCTCTCCTGCGTGCGAAAGGCGTTGGACGACGGCAAGGAGATAAGCGCCATCGTCAAGGAGACCCGACC is a window from the Haladaptatus sp. R4 genome containing:
- the serS gene encoding serine--tRNA ligase is translated as MLDRKYIREHPDEVREGLEHRGDDVDLDGFLELDAEWRELKSQGDDLRHERNEVSRSIGELKQEGKEEEAQEAIERSSALKADLEEIEERASELEEELEERSLEIPNVPHESVPIGADEDDNVEVRREGFENLRELPADVVPHYDLGEELDIIDEERAAKTTGSGFYFLKGDGARLEHAIMQFMLDVHREQEYVDIFPPIPINSDSMTGTGQLPKFAEDAYKIEGEDLWLCPTAEVPVTNMYAGDILLRDDLPLKHQAYTPNFRREAGEHGTETRGIVRVHQFNKVEMVNFVEPETSYDRLDALLDEAEEVLRRLELPYRVLELCTGDLGFKATKQIDLEVWAPGDDMEDGPEAGGRWLEVSTASNFEDFQARRAGLRYRPERHESAEYLHTLNASGLALPRVMVAILEYYQNDDGTVTVPEALRPYMGGTEVIEGHDPVGESALGSGERD
- a CDS encoding phosphate-starvation-inducible PsiE family protein, translating into MDIDEAVAYSESVMRIAELVAAYLLVGLFVVGLLDFGFLAFSFLRAGRATDPRTLLELIDVILLLFIVAEIYRTIIAYIESEGEVGVVRATVYAGLIALVRKVITFQMDGYATTTDAAIAAGSYALLLVGLGVILWVVSRK